The genome window gtatttcatatgctgtaaacctagttcataattgttagtttcctttaatgccaaacaaacacatatcaatcgttggttagaaggcgatcgccgaattcgtcctcgctttctcccgtgtcgctggctgtcgtgtcgttttcgtcggtttcgcttgcatacggttcaaaccgatatggctcaatagcttcagtttcttcttcaatttggttttcgctacctgcctccacactacaaccatccgtttcaatacatgcgtaatctgttgaatcgcttaagccgctgaaatccgagtctgaatccgagctaatgtcgctatagcttgctgttctttccgccatgtttgtttgtattcactatgtgacgtcacaggaaaatggacgggtgtttataacgatggttaaaatcaggcactttgaagctttttttagggatattgcgtgatgggtaaaattttgaaaaaaacttcgactgggaactgggaactgatttttaatggttttaaccattctgaaattgtgataatgttcccctttaatataaatAGCAAAGAAGTCAGGTTATACGGACATCCTTAATGCTAGAAGTTTCCATTTGTAACTGCTCAATTCATTAACACGCGCGCgtctttctttgtatttttttatgccccAGACGTCGGGGAAAGTCAAGCTGATGTTGGCATTGAGCAGCAGCATGAGGAGCCggagcccccccacattaaagaggaaaagGATCTTGGAGGGTCGGAGGAGGCTGATATTCGCACTTTCCATGTGAAGAGCGAAGATGACGACGAGGCAGAGCAAGCAGAGTGGTCACAGTTTTTTCTCCACAGAGAGGAGGAGACAAGTCATCACATGAAGACAGAAGATGACGATGGAGCAGAGCGACACACAGGTCCACTGTCAGACTGTGAGGACACAACGACAACATCGACTGAGACTGACGACGCGGAAGAACCCTTAAAGAGCAATGAAGATTCCAAAGGGGAGAAAACGTTTGTCTGCTCTTTTTGCAGCAAAAACTTCAACCGCAAGGACAGTTTCGTCCGCCACATCCGAggtcacaccggagaaaaacctttcagctgTTCAATCTGCACCAAAAGCTTCAAATATCGCTACGAAATTAGCCGCCACATGAAAATCCACACCGGGGAAAAACCGTTCAGCTGCTCGGTTTGCGGGAAAATGTTCGGTCGCAGGGAGCACTTGCTCTCCCACATGAGGagtcacactggagaaaaacctttcaactGCTCAGTCTGCAGCCGGGGATTCAGCCAGCGTTCGCACTTGGCGGCGCATTCGCGGACGCACACCGGAGTGAAACCTTTTCCCTGCACGGTTTGCGGCAACACCTTCTCGCTGAAGTGCGTTCTGATTgcgcacatgagaacgcacacaggagagaAGCCGTTCACCTGCACGGTGTGCGGCAACAAGTTCACTCGCAAGAGGCATTTGTTGATgcacatgagaagacacgccGGCGATAAAAGTGCTCAGCTGCAGTGTGCATCGTTAAAGAATAACTCCAATCCAGATTAAGATGCACTGTGCTGGAGTTTGACTGAACAACACAAACTGACCATTCTTTTGGTTTGTACATGTAGTCAACTTATAGTcacaaataaacacacttttCTTCAGcacaaaataatttatggaattaTCTGTTTTTAATCATGAAATAAAAatgctggattttttttcacaactTTATACATTATAAACTACAGTAAGCATTTGCTAGTATCACGCAGAAACAGGCCTG of Nerophis lumbriciformis linkage group LG37, RoL_Nlum_v2.1, whole genome shotgun sequence contains these proteins:
- the LOC133577327 gene encoding uncharacterized protein — encoded protein: MCRKVQKLKAFVNERLTAAAEEIFVVFERTIAEYEEELCRSKEEIERQRQQLDTFLKPQVRVSTADVGESQADVGIEQQHEEPEPPHIKEEKDLGGSEEADIRTFHVKSEDDDEAEQAEWSQFFLHREEETSHHMKTEDDDGAERHTGPLSDCEDTTTTSTETDDAEEPLKSNEDSKGEKTFVCSFCSKNFNRKDSFVRHIRGHTGEKPFSCSICTKSFKYRYEISRHMKIHTGEKPFSCSVCGKMFGRREHLLSHMRSHTGEKPFNCSVCSRGFSQRSHLAAHSRTHTGVKPFPCTVCGNTFSLKCVLIAHMRTHTGEKPFTCTVCGNKFTRKRHLLMHMRRHAGDKSAQLQCASLKNNSNPD